The following proteins are encoded in a genomic region of Lutra lutra chromosome 16, mLutLut1.2, whole genome shotgun sequence:
- the LOC125087068 gene encoding translation initiation factor IF-2-like, with translation MSRKIPGLQLLDITSFYFAESWFGIVHGSLPICWDCICSYIDFASKIKGGGVDPMVTQAHAGPSCRERTVPSPSGSLRARRQVPPRLRGRGRRLSVQYRRRPAGGAPAQPPARAGPAPYERGTGRGLSAPTTPSCPSPPRGVQTAGLAGGVAQPRNVLLFQRERPRPRARCRAPRARVPGRRALRGALRGRPREPKLQLRSARPGRARCPRLPRTPTASCSGPGTAAGSAGRGGVQRGGRARSWAGGKPCGAAAIVQLRAGLAPHPLLSPADPSLPGGAWTWGCFPVYALLPPPRRCREACRQGKEAPGDCPGRGRRRPCLPAPTEHLL, from the coding sequence ATGAGCAGAAAAATACCCGGTTTGCAGCTGTTGGACATTACTAGTTTCTACTTTGCAGAAAGCTGGTTCGGGATCGTGCACGGTTCCCTACCCATCTGCTGGGATTGTATCTGTTCGTACATTGACTTTGCTTCTAAAATAAAAGGGGGCGGAGTGGACCCGATGGTGACCCAGGCCCATGCAGGACCGAGCTGCCGCGAGAGGACGGTCCCCAGCCCCTCGGGGAGCCTGAGGGCCCGCAGGCAGGTCCCCCCCAGGCTccgcgggcgcgggcggcggctCTCGGTGCAGTACCGCCGGCGGCCGGCAGGTGGAGCCCCCGCGCAGCCCCCGGCCCGGGCCGGCCCTGCACCCTATGAGCGCGGCACCGGAAGAGGTCTCTCCGCGCCTAccactccctcctgcccctccccgccacgCGGGGTGCAGACGGCCGGTCTCGCAGGCGGGGTCGCGCAGCCGAGGAACGTGCTGCTGTTCCAGCGGGAGAGGCCGAGGCCCCGAGCCCGGTGTCGGGCGCCCCGAGCCCGCGTCCCAGGCCGGAGGGCGCTGCGGGGGGCACTACGGGGCCGCCCCCGGGAGCCGAAGCTGCAGCTGCGGTCCGCCCGCCCAGGCCGAGCCCGGTGCCCCAGGCTGCCCCGCACCCCCACCGCGTCCTGCTCGGGCCCTGGGACAGCAGCAGGCTCGGCGGGAAGGGGAGGGGTGCAGCGGGGCGGGCGGGCCCGCAGCTGGGCTGGGGGTAAACCCTGCGGGGCAGCAGCCATAGTCCAGCTTCGAGCAGGCCttgcaccccacccccttctctcacCTGCTGACCCCTCGCTTCCCGGGGGAGCCTGGACCTGGGGGTGTTTCCCTGTGTAtgctctgctccctcctccccgcaGATGCCGGGAGGCCTGCAGACAGGGGAAGGAGGCCCCTGGAGATTGTCCAGGTCGTGGAAGAAGACGTCCTTGCCTTCCTGCTcccactgagcacctgctgtag